DNA sequence from the Acipenser ruthenus chromosome 20, fAciRut3.2 maternal haplotype, whole genome shotgun sequence genome:
ACATGAAAAACTCTGGAGACGAAGGGGTGTCACTGCCGGAGCTGTTTTCTCTGAAGCCATTGCTGATTAACTTCTCATATTTTTCCTTGTAGGCATCCCGCTCCCGGACCAGCCTGGAGATTTCTTGTTTGAGGTGTTCAACTTGCTGTACGAGCTGGGTCTTTTCGCCTTCCAGGACGTGCTTTTGCTGGACCCTCTTGTAGCGACAGGACTGGGCATAGCCTCTGTTTTTGAGGGTCCTCCTCTTTTGTTTGAGCCTGATCACCTCTTCTTTGCTGACTCCCCTTAGCTGCCGATTGAGCTCTCTCACTGACATGTTCACCAGCTGGTCGTCCGAAAATCGGTCATCCAAATGCATGCCGTGGTGCTGGTGGTTCCCACCTGAGTTACTGTTGGAGGGGACCCCGGGTGCTTGGTGGTGTCCCCCggcgtggtggtggtggtggtggtggtgatggggacCCCCGTTCTGGGCTGCAGCCGCCGCGATAACTGCAGACACCACAGCGGCAGCCGATCCCATCTCTTCCCCAGCCATGGTGCCTCCCGTTCCGGCTGCGCCGGCAAACTGCTGCCCTCTAGCATAGCCATCGAAGCTTTGAAGCTGGTGACTGCTGTTGATCAGAGCCTCTACTGCGTCTTCAGGGCTGAAGCCCAAAGCCTCCGGGTTCAACTGCTGTTGGTAGCCGGTCATCCAGTAGAAATCTTCCAAGTGTGCCTTCTGGTCGCTCCCAGAGCCCGGGCTGGGCGCCGAGAAGCTTGGAGAAGGGGGTACCGAGCTGCAAGGCGTGCTCATCGGGGTGGAAGACAAGGATCCCCCGGCGATCAGGCGGCTGCACTGGCTGATGCTGCGATCGGGCTCCACCGGCTCCTTTTTCACTTCAAACTTCATCAGATCGAAGTCATTAACATATTCCATGGCCAAGGGACTGGTGGGCAGGTCGGAGTTGCTCATTGCCAGTTCTGATGCCATCCTTTTGCTGTT
Encoded proteins:
- the LOC117425726 gene encoding transcription factor Maf-like — encoded protein: MASELAMSNSDLPTSPLAMEYVNDFDLMKFEVKKEPVEPDRSISQCSRLIAGGSLSSTPMSTPCSSVPPSPSFSAPSPGSGSDQKAHLEDFYWMTGYQQQLNPEALGFSPEDAVEALINSSHQLQSFDGYARGQQFAGAAGTGGTMAGEEMGSAAAVVSAVIAAAAAQNGGPHHHHHHHHHAGGHHQAPGVPSNSNSGGNHQHHGMHLDDRFSDDQLVNMSVRELNRQLRGVSKEEVIRLKQKRRTLKNRGYAQSCRYKRVQQKHVLEGEKTQLVQQVEHLKQEISRLVRERDAYKEKYEKLISNGFRENSSGSDTPSSPEFFMSSRKFLHL